Genomic window (Accipiter gentilis chromosome 7, bAccGen1.1, whole genome shotgun sequence):
ACCGCAGGCGGTCGGGGTGACCGGGGGGCTCCGGGCGGCCGTGCGCGGGCAGGACCTCTCCCCCCGGGGGACGGCGTGGGGCCGGGTCCCCGACGTCCCCGTGCCCTTCCCTGTCCTCCGGTCCCACCGTCGCCCGGGAGCGGCCGCGTTCCCACTCAGCTGGATGGAgctgggctgtgggtgctggcaCCGCGCACGGTGGGATCCTCCAGACCCCCCACGCCTCGCCTGGCCCTGCGGAGGCACTGGGAAAGGTGTCACCCCGAAACCGGTGGCCGGTGAGGgatggggtggctgtggggcagcagACGAGAGGGATCCCCTCCCCATTTTATCCTTGTGGGGAGCCAGGCGGCGGGGTCCTGCCGTGGGCTGTCCTCTCGGCCCTGCCCCGACGCTGCCCGGTCCCCCTCACAGATGCCAGTGAGCCTCTCCACGGCCCTGCGCGTCGTCGGGACCAGCCTCTTCGCCTTGGCGGTGCTGGGGGGCATCCTGGCCGCCTACGTCACGGGCTACCAGTTCATCCACACGGAGAAGCACTACCTCTCCTTCGGGCTCTACGGGGCCATCCTGGGGCTGCACCTCTTCATCCAGAGCCTCTTTGCCTTCCTGGAACACCGGCGCATgcggggcgaggggcggccgGTGCGGCTGGGGCGCTCAGTGGCCCTCTGCATCGCCGCTTACCAGGAGGATCCCGACTACCTGAAGAAGTGCCTGCGCTCCGTCAAGCGCATCGCCTTCCCCGACCTCAAAGTGGTGATGGTGGTGGATGGGAATGGCCCTGACGACACCTACATGTTGGACATCTTCCACGATGTGATGGGCTCCGAGCACTCGGGCAGCTACGTCTGGAGGAGCAACTTCCACGCGCAGGGCGAGGGGGAGACGGAGGCCGGGCTGCGGGAAGGGCTGGCCCGCGTCCAGGCGCTGGTGCGCGGCACCACCTACTCCTGCATCCTTCAGAAGTGGGGCGGGAAGCGGGAGGTGATGTACACGGCCTTCCGGGCGCTCGGAGACTCCGTGGATTACATCCAGGTGGATGCAtgggctgggtgggggggtgcCAGGGGGTTGAGGGCAGCAAGCACCCTGCCTGCGTGACCCGGCAGAAGGGCTGCGGGAGGAGCAGGAGCGGACGAGCCCGCGGCGGCACCTGGCTGCCTGGGTCAGGATCCAGCCCCGTCCACCGGCTGCGAGCCACCAGCACTGGGGTTGAGGTGTGAAGTGCCACCGGGGTGGTCCGAGGGGTcgagccctgcctgcaccagagGGTTTCGCATCACCTCCTTCGCGTGTCCCCCGTGTCAAGGGCAGGATGTGCCCCAGGCTGGTGTCACCCCATGTGGCACCGTTGCGGGGTGCCAGGCCCCCCACGCATGGGTGAGGGGTGATGGCTGGGATGGGTTCCACCGTGGTGTGTGTGGCAGGGCTGGGTGGCCTGGGGCAGCGGtggccgggcaccgcggggcgCTCCGCTCCCTGCCACCGCCTGCCGGTCTCCGGGGCTCTGCCTCGTCTCGCCGGCCGCGGCTCGGGCTTGCCCGGCTGTGGGCTGGGCTGTCTGCCGGGCGCGCgtgggcggcgggagcggggctcgACATTCCCTCTGCCCCCAGGTGTGTGACTCAGACACGGTGCTGGACCCCGCCTGCACCGCCGAGATGCTCCGCATCCTGGAGGCCGACCCCCGCGTCGGTGGCGTTGGCGGCGACGTCCAGGTACCCCGGCCACGAGGGAGGGCGCCCCAGGGCGGCAAGGGTGCCGGGGCTGAGGGAGGGGGTTGCGGCAGTGCCGGGGCTCACGTCCATCCCTTCCCCAGATCCTGAACAAGTACGACTCGTGGATCTCCTTCCTGAGCAGCGTGCGGTACTGGATGGCTTTCAACGTGGAGCGTGCCTGCCAGTCCTACTTTGGCTGCGTGCAGTGCATCAGCGGGCCCCTGGGCATGTACCGCAACGCCCTGCTGCAGCAGTTCCTCGAGGACTGGTACCACCAGACCTTCCTGGGCAGCAAGTGCAGCTTTGGGGACGACCGACACCTCACCAACCGCGTGCTCAGCCTGGGCTACCAGACCAAGTACACGGCTCGCTCCAAGTGCCTGACGGAGACCCCCACCCGCTACCTGCGCTGGCTCAACCAGCAGACCCGCTGGAGCAAGTCCTACTTCCGCGAGTGGCTCTACAACGCCCTGTGGTTCCACAAGCATCACCTCTGGATGACCTACGAGTCGGTGGTGACCggcttcttccccttcttcctcatcGCCACCGTCATCCAGCTCTTCTACCGCGGCCGCATCTGGAacatcctcctcttcctgctgacGGTGCAGCTGGTGGGCATCATCAAGGCCACCTACGCCTGCTTCCTGCGGGGCAACGCCGAGATGATCTTCATGTCCCTCTACGCTCTCCTCTACATGTCCAGCCTGCTGCCCGCCAAGATGTTCGCCATCGCCACCATCAACAAGTCGGGCTGGGGCACGTCGGGGCGCCGGACCATCGTGGTTAACTTTGTGGGGTTGCTGCCGGTGTCAGTGTGGGTGGCGGTGCTGCTGGGCGGGCTGGCCTACACCGCCTACAGCCAGGACCTCTTCAGCGAGACCGAGGTGGCCTTCCTCGTCTCGGGTGCCATCCTCTACGCCTGCTACTGGGTGGCCCTGCTCACCCTCTACCTGGCCATTGTCGCCCGGCGCTGCGGCAAGCGGCAGGAGCAGTGCGGGCTGGCCTTTGCCGAGGTCTGACCGCGGAAAGCGCCAGGGTGGCCCCGCGTGCTGGGGTGACCGCCACCGGTCCCCTCCTTGCCCGCcaccagccctggcacagccggCACTGAGCCATTGGGTGCTGGGCAGCGCTGAGCGCGCCCGCCACGGCATTTCTGATCaagtcttgctttttttgttgttgttttgtttgttttttttcttattttcatttttctgtacaaaCTTGGCTGCTGGCCGGGGAGAGGCTGAGCCGGGGCTGACCGTCACCGGGCTGGGCACAGCCTCGGTGCATGTGGGGGCTGATGGCAATGTCCCCGCTGTGCCGTACCGAGCATCCTGGCATGCTGTGTGGAGCGCTGCTGGCCaggctccccccccaccccaccactgcAGCTGGGTCTTCCACCTTTCGGTGCTTTCTATGGGGACTTCATGGTCCCCTGTCCACGGTGCTATGGCAAAATGGCCCCACGGGGCACCATCTCCGTCCGgcgctgtgccagcactgctggctggtgctgcctgcctctgccccatggctgttgTATGTGCGGGCACGTACccacggggaccccccccccccccccaccccgtggctCCCTCCAGCCCCTTTCGGGGGGTCCGGCTGCCCCGGGAGGGTAGCAGCTCCCTTCAGCTTTGCCAAAGAGCCAAGGGGGGGACCCCAGCATGCAGAAACAGGGGAAACCGGGGCCATGGCTTGGCCGGAGCGTCACTGTGGCCCCATTGTACCAACCCCGCTGCCTTCCTGGCGTCTGTCTAGACAGCGGGGAGACGCTGGGTTTTGGGCTTGGGCATGCAGAGGAGGGCGGGGAAGAGCTGGTTCCCAACCTTTCCCCTCCCCGAGGAATTTACCCGGTCGTCTCCCCTGGGCCCTCTTTTTTTCAGGGCTTAAAAACCTTTCTACAATTGAGCTTTTagattgttttgtttaatttaataTGAGGTTTTTTAGGAGACTTTTGTAGCTCTTTGGTATTCATACTTATTGCTAATTGTTTgtaaatctatttattttttaacctgcgggttttttttcatattttggaaAAGTCTGTTTTTTATATCCTGATGGATTTGTCAAAATAAAGACTTGCACAGAGAAAGGGCAGCGTGTGGGAAAGAGAGCCCTGCCTGGGCTTGGGGGGAAGGTCACTGCCCACCAGGACCCATCTCGCCTGGGATAGCAGCCACGTTTGTGCCCTGGAGTGCAGCAGCTTGCAGGAATGAAGTGGTTACAGGGGGCACAGGTGACCTGGGAAGGGCTCTGGGTACCCAGATGCAGGACCCAGCACCCTGAAGTGGCCCTGGGAGT
Coding sequences:
- the HAS3 gene encoding hyaluronan synthase 3 is translated as MPVSLSTALRVVGTSLFALAVLGGILAAYVTGYQFIHTEKHYLSFGLYGAILGLHLFIQSLFAFLEHRRMRGEGRPVRLGRSVALCIAAYQEDPDYLKKCLRSVKRIAFPDLKVVMVVDGNGPDDTYMLDIFHDVMGSEHSGSYVWRSNFHAQGEGETEAGLREGLARVQALVRGTTYSCILQKWGGKREVMYTAFRALGDSVDYIQVCDSDTVLDPACTAEMLRILEADPRVGGVGGDVQILNKYDSWISFLSSVRYWMAFNVERACQSYFGCVQCISGPLGMYRNALLQQFLEDWYHQTFLGSKCSFGDDRHLTNRVLSLGYQTKYTARSKCLTETPTRYLRWLNQQTRWSKSYFREWLYNALWFHKHHLWMTYESVVTGFFPFFLIATVIQLFYRGRIWNILLFLLTVQLVGIIKATYACFLRGNAEMIFMSLYALLYMSSLLPAKMFAIATINKSGWGTSGRRTIVVNFVGLLPVSVWVAVLLGGLAYTAYSQDLFSETEVAFLVSGAILYACYWVALLTLYLAIVARRCGKRQEQCGLAFAEV